The following coding sequences lie in one Oligoflexus sp. genomic window:
- the gspG gene encoding type II secretion system major pseudopilin GspG has product MILKRLKRVLQRPFGPIGEGERGMTIIEILIVIALMSTIMAVLVSRLLDKSDDAKKDLAAVSMGSLKNSLDMYRLRNSRYPTTEEGLQALVEQPATAKNWGGPFVEPNQINDPWGQPYRYESSGPKNFKIISVGADGTEGTDDDVVYPPEAAKAGGEKSE; this is encoded by the coding sequence ATGATACTGAAGCGTCTGAAACGAGTGTTGCAGCGACCCTTTGGCCCTATCGGTGAAGGTGAACGCGGCATGACCATTATCGAGATCCTGATCGTTATCGCCCTTATGAGTACGATCATGGCTGTGCTTGTCAGCCGTTTGCTCGACAAAAGCGACGATGCAAAGAAAGATTTGGCAGCCGTCAGCATGGGCTCGTTGAAGAACTCGCTCGATATGTACCGCCTCAGAAACTCCCGTTATCCCACAACGGAAGAAGGTCTGCAGGCTTTGGTTGAGCAGCCTGCGACGGCGAAGAACTGGGGCGGTCCTTTCGTGGAACCCAACCAGATCAACGATCCATGGGGTCAGCCTTACCGTTACGAGTCCAGCGGTCCCAAGAATTTCAAGATCATCAGCGTCGGCGCGGATGGAACGGAAGGGACGGACGATGATGTCGTTTACCCACCCGAGGCAGCTAAAGCTGGCGGCGAAAAAAGCGAATAA
- a CDS encoding type II secretion system F family protein — MPMYSYKGYDAASGANVKGRIDADSERAARATLRQRQKIIVAEIKEEKASNIKKTGMSSLTQRGVSLEDLSVMVRQFATLQNAYVPVDESLKALVSQVDNDALRNTLSSVKDSVSEGKSLAEASAAFPNVFNKLYVNMVKAGESSGALGLVLERLADFMEYQVQVRGKIVQAMVYPSIMIFASLGIVVFLLIVIVPKLSKVFQSMKVTVPWYTEVLINFSGFLRNYWFVPPVLFLLGIIFGRSWLNTPKGRRKFDHWLITAPILGPVFLMLAVSRFTKTLSTLLSSGVPIIPALDITKNVVNNTILTEVLEQAKVEVQEGNSLASTINKSGVFPGLVTHMIATGEKTGEMVTMLAHVAKAYDAEVERKISKLVTLIEPIMMMFLMVIAVSVIVGMIMPMMDIMKQIK; from the coding sequence ATGCCGATGTATAGTTACAAAGGCTACGATGCGGCCAGTGGCGCCAACGTCAAAGGTCGCATTGATGCCGACTCCGAGCGCGCGGCTCGCGCCACTCTGCGGCAAAGACAGAAGATCATCGTTGCCGAGATCAAAGAGGAAAAAGCCTCAAACATCAAAAAGACCGGGATGAGTAGTCTCACGCAGCGTGGTGTGAGCCTCGAAGACCTTTCGGTGATGGTTCGTCAGTTCGCCACGCTTCAGAACGCTTATGTTCCGGTGGACGAATCGCTGAAGGCATTGGTGAGTCAGGTTGATAACGATGCGCTCCGCAATACCCTGTCCTCGGTGAAGGACTCGGTGTCCGAAGGCAAGTCTCTGGCCGAAGCTTCCGCAGCTTTTCCAAATGTTTTCAATAAGTTATATGTAAATATGGTCAAGGCCGGAGAATCCTCGGGTGCTCTGGGCCTTGTGCTCGAACGCCTCGCTGACTTCATGGAATACCAGGTCCAGGTGCGCGGTAAAATTGTGCAGGCGATGGTTTATCCGTCCATCATGATTTTCGCCTCACTGGGCATCGTGGTTTTTCTTTTGATCGTTATCGTCCCGAAATTAAGCAAGGTTTTCCAGAGCATGAAGGTAACTGTGCCCTGGTACACCGAAGTCCTCATCAATTTTTCAGGCTTTTTGCGGAATTATTGGTTCGTGCCGCCCGTCCTGTTTTTGCTTGGAATCATCTTCGGCCGTAGCTGGCTGAACACTCCCAAGGGTCGACGCAAGTTTGACCACTGGCTTATCACAGCGCCGATCCTCGGGCCGGTATTTTTGATGCTTGCGGTCTCTCGCTTCACCAAAACCCTCTCGACGCTGCTTTCGTCAGGTGTGCCGATCATTCCGGCTCTGGATATTACGAAGAACGTCGTGAACAACACGATCCTGACCGAGGTTCTGGAGCAGGCCAAGGTCGAAGTGCAGGAAGGGAACAGCCTGGCATCCACTATTAACAAAAGTGGAGTATTCCCCGGGCTGGTGACTCACATGATCGCGACCGGTGAAAAGACCGGCGAGATGGTGACCATGCTGGCCCACGTAGCCAAAGCCTACGATGCGGAAGTGGAGCGCAAGATCTCCAAGTTGGTCACTCTGATCGAGCCGATCATGATGATGTTCCTGATGGTGATCGCCGTCAGCGTGATCGTCGGTATGATCATGCCTATGATGGACATTATGAAGCAGATCAAGTAG